One stretch of Ornithinimicrobium ciconiae DNA includes these proteins:
- a CDS encoding tetratricopeptide repeat protein: MAEDLTRIYDRATFLFDNKEFVKAAELFAQLAQEEPDHLEVRMWLARAYYHSAQLGRAEEVLEAVVDRWPSEAYAHLLLARTLQRAGRADEGRQHLKIAEAMGLTE; the protein is encoded by the coding sequence ATGGCTGAGGACCTCACCCGGATCTATGACCGGGCCACCTTCCTGTTCGACAACAAGGAGTTCGTCAAGGCCGCCGAGCTGTTTGCCCAGCTGGCCCAGGAGGAGCCGGACCACCTGGAGGTCCGCATGTGGCTGGCCCGCGCCTACTACCACTCGGCGCAGCTGGGTCGCGCCGAGGAGGTGCTGGAGGCTGTGGTCGACCGGTGGCCCAGTGAGGCCTACGCCCACCTCCTGCTCGCTCGCACCCTGCAGCGGGCCGGACGTGCGGACGAGGGGCGCCAGCACCTGAAGATCGCCGAGGCCATGGGGCTGACAGAGTAG
- a CDS encoding ornithine carbamoyltransferase, whose product MASDLRGRSMLSLVEESPEEIRDLLDLAAQLKSAKRAGTEERHLVGKNIALIFEKTSTRTRSAFEVAAHDQGASSTFLEPSSTQIGHKESIKDTARVLGRMYDAIQYRGSAQSVVEELAEYAGVPVYNGLTDDWHPTQMLADALTMMEHTDKPLDQISYAYLGDARNNMGNSLLLIGAKLGMDVRIGAPSALQPTDELVAQCRAIAATTGARLTLTEDPVEAVAGVDFVHTDIWVSMGEPAAAWGERVAILLPYQVNAALMSASGNPEVKFMHCLPAFHDTGTETARDLVERFPRLAQGAEVTDEVFESAASIVFDQAENRMHTIKALMVATIAGRA is encoded by the coding sequence ATGGCAAGTGACCTGCGGGGTCGCAGCATGTTGAGCCTGGTGGAGGAGAGCCCGGAGGAGATCCGCGATCTGCTGGACCTGGCGGCGCAGCTCAAGAGCGCCAAGCGAGCCGGCACCGAGGAGCGCCACCTGGTCGGCAAGAACATCGCGCTGATCTTCGAGAAGACCTCGACCCGCACGCGCAGCGCCTTTGAGGTCGCCGCGCACGACCAGGGCGCCTCCAGCACCTTCCTGGAGCCCAGCTCCACCCAGATCGGGCACAAGGAGTCGATCAAGGACACCGCCCGCGTGCTGGGCCGGATGTATGACGCGATCCAGTACCGCGGCTCCGCCCAGTCGGTGGTCGAGGAGTTGGCCGAGTACGCCGGGGTGCCCGTCTACAACGGCCTGACCGACGACTGGCATCCCACCCAGATGCTGGCGGACGCGCTCACCATGATGGAGCACACGGACAAGCCGCTCGACCAGATCTCCTATGCCTATCTCGGCGACGCCCGCAACAACATGGGCAACTCGCTGCTGCTGATCGGGGCCAAGCTCGGCATGGACGTGCGCATCGGGGCGCCGAGCGCCCTCCAACCGACCGACGAGCTCGTCGCGCAGTGCCGTGCGATCGCGGCGACGACGGGCGCCCGCCTCACGCTCACCGAGGACCCGGTCGAGGCCGTCGCGGGGGTCGACTTCGTGCACACTGACATCTGGGTGTCGATGGGTGAGCCCGCAGCGGCCTGGGGCGAACGGGTCGCCATCCTGCTGCCCTACCAGGTCAACGCCGCGCTGATGAGTGCGAGCGGCAACCCCGAGGTGAAATTCATGCACTGCCTGCCAGCCTTCCACGACACCGGCACCGAGACCGCCCGCGACCTGGTGGAGCGGTTCCCGCGCCTGGCTCAGGGCGCCGAGGTGACCGACGAGGTCTTCGAGTCCGCGGCCAGCATCGTCTTCGACCAGGCGGAGAACCGCATGCACACGATCAAGGCGCTGATGGTCGCGACCATCGCCGGGCGCGCATGA
- a CDS encoding PH domain-containing protein, whose protein sequence is MSTVTGDPALRDPARKVSRRAIGYWTTTAVIYEGIFLAILVVVYLVVLPERYWWASALLTVAVVLAVAEILVVPRFKFAVHRWEVTDSAIYTRSGWLNIEQRIAPLSRVQTVDSEQGAIQRMFRLASITVTTASSAGAIEIKCLDQDEARRVVAHLTEITGRDEGDAT, encoded by the coding sequence ATGAGCACCGTCACCGGCGACCCCGCCCTCCGGGATCCGGCCCGCAAGGTCTCCCGCCGAGCCATCGGCTACTGGACCACCACGGCGGTGATCTATGAGGGCATCTTCCTGGCGATCCTGGTGGTCGTCTATCTCGTCGTGCTGCCCGAGCGCTACTGGTGGGCGAGTGCGCTGCTGACCGTGGCGGTGGTGCTGGCGGTCGCCGAGATACTCGTCGTGCCACGCTTCAAGTTCGCCGTGCACCGCTGGGAGGTCACCGACTCAGCCATTTACACCCGCTCGGGCTGGCTGAACATCGAGCAGCGCATCGCCCCGTTGTCGCGGGTGCAGACCGTCGACTCCGAGCAGGGGGCTATCCAGCGGATGTTCCGCCTGGCCTCGATCACGGTGACCACCGCCTCATCAGCCGGCGCCATCGAGATCAAGTGCCTGGACCAGGACGAGGCGCGTCGTGTCGTGGCGCACCTGACCGAGATCACCGGCCGCGACGAGGGTGACGCCACGTGA
- a CDS encoding dolichyl-phosphate-mannose--protein mannosyltransferase: MTEATGGVARLRARLLGPAPGARAAAWGWWGPLIVMALGGIIRVIRLGQPTSLVFDETYYVKQGWSLIKFGVEMDIKPGLEEPDVLFTAGNPDVFGTAPDMVVHPPVGKWMIGLGQWLFGVENPFSWRVAAAVVGTLSILMVGRAAWRMFHNPLLATAAATLLAVDGHHFVHSRTGLLDIFVMFWALAAFCLLLIDRDHGRRRLAARVGDRLPGLGSMSWGPGLGIRWWRVAAGVSLGLCIGTKWSGLFFLAVFGLMTVWWDMGARRAAGAEQWFLGSLVRDGIPAFLQMVPVALVTYLASWVGWFGTDHGYKRQWAADNPASGFGSLVPDPLRSLWAYHQEVMSFHVGLANEHAWSSNPWSWIIQGRPTLFYARWPKLGESGCEVSDCVTYIASLGNLFVWWGATLGLLVVTFMWLIGRDWRAGAALSGLVAGWLPWFMYQTRTIYSFYAVAFVPWLVLIVTYCLALAYGRAEDSAARRRWGAAVVILYLAAAVALFIWYYPVYTAQTMPRGDWEMRMWFDFWN, encoded by the coding sequence GTGACGGAAGCGACCGGGGGCGTGGCCCGACTGCGCGCGCGACTCCTCGGCCCGGCGCCCGGAGCGCGCGCCGCAGCCTGGGGTTGGTGGGGTCCGCTGATCGTCATGGCCCTCGGCGGGATCATCCGGGTCATCCGCCTCGGCCAGCCGACCTCCCTCGTCTTCGACGAGACCTATTACGTCAAGCAGGGCTGGTCGCTGATCAAGTTCGGCGTCGAGATGGACATCAAGCCCGGCCTGGAGGAACCGGACGTGCTGTTCACCGCCGGCAACCCGGACGTCTTCGGGACGGCACCGGACATGGTGGTGCACCCCCCGGTCGGCAAGTGGATGATCGGCTTGGGCCAGTGGCTCTTCGGTGTCGAGAACCCGTTCAGCTGGCGGGTGGCCGCCGCGGTCGTGGGCACCCTGTCGATCCTGATGGTGGGCCGTGCCGCCTGGCGGATGTTCCACAACCCGCTGCTGGCTACGGCAGCGGCCACCCTGCTGGCGGTCGACGGGCACCACTTCGTGCACTCCCGCACCGGACTGCTGGACATCTTCGTGATGTTCTGGGCCCTCGCGGCGTTCTGCCTGCTGCTGATCGACCGGGACCACGGTCGTCGCCGGCTGGCGGCGCGGGTCGGTGATCGGCTGCCAGGCCTGGGGAGTATGTCGTGGGGTCCCGGACTCGGGATCCGCTGGTGGCGGGTGGCGGCGGGGGTCAGCCTCGGGCTGTGCATCGGCACCAAGTGGTCCGGCCTGTTCTTCCTGGCCGTGTTCGGGCTGATGACCGTCTGGTGGGACATGGGGGCGCGGCGCGCTGCCGGGGCCGAGCAGTGGTTCCTCGGCTCCCTGGTGCGCGACGGCATACCCGCCTTCCTGCAGATGGTGCCGGTCGCGCTGGTGACCTATCTGGCCAGCTGGGTCGGCTGGTTCGGGACCGACCACGGCTACAAGCGGCAGTGGGCGGCGGACAACCCCGCCTCGGGCTTCGGCTCGCTGGTCCCGGACCCGCTGCGTTCGTTGTGGGCCTACCACCAGGAGGTGATGAGCTTTCACGTCGGCCTGGCCAACGAGCACGCCTGGTCCTCCAACCCGTGGTCCTGGATCATCCAGGGACGGCCCACCCTGTTCTATGCACGTTGGCCCAAGCTGGGTGAGAGCGGCTGCGAGGTCAGCGACTGCGTCACCTACATCGCCTCGCTCGGCAACCTCTTCGTGTGGTGGGGAGCCACGCTGGGGCTGCTGGTGGTGACATTCATGTGGCTGATCGGCCGCGACTGGCGCGCCGGTGCGGCGCTGTCCGGCCTGGTCGCCGGGTGGCTGCCGTGGTTCATGTATCAGACGCGCACCATCTACAGCTTCTACGCGGTCGCCTTCGTGCCCTGGCTGGTCCTCATCGTCACCTACTGCCTGGCGCTGGCCTATGGCCGGGCCGAGGACTCCGCGGCCCGGCGGCGGTGGGGCGCGGCCGTGGTGATCCTCTATCTGGCCGCGGCCGTGGCGCTGTTCATCTGGTACTACCCGGTCTACACCGCGCAGACCATGCCGCGAGGGGACTGGGAGATGCGGATGTGGTTCGACTTCTGGAACTGA
- a CDS encoding PH domain-containing protein, giving the protein MSLPDGPPPEGPADNLADGPPPEGPAYNLPPPDSVRDREWHRQSPRMLVVHPVRILWSMAFPILIAFVGIRQSTDTSWSLRLLPVLLVGALALGLIPWFTTRYRFTDTQLQVRTGLINKSEKTAPLDRVRSVDLESPPLHRVLGLSKAKIGTGVDETRLELDGLATLEAGRLREYLLLRGAAGRGRTSSQPVAPPPGEHGVPEPVPGTTAPAQDEVLAEIDWSWLRFAPFSLSSLVIVATALGLLFQFGDDFGVLSQDRVEGTYEWVLAQALLAVVVGGLLALLVGWLLVSTINYVLQWWNLRLVREPGGTIRLTRGLLTTTSTTVEEARIRGVQLTEPLLLRAVGGGELTSLATGVGSGGTTKLLPPCPRHVAESVGHSVLGTGEQLVDPTGDTPDDPGAGGDGPLDGPLTVPVRSHGPAAHRRLLMQSLWPTLFLTAGAAGLAWWLSWQWWIVGAVAVGVGLINLGLAELAFRNLGHQLTPQHLVGRSGALQRQRVVLERAGVIGWVVRQSFFQRRRGLADLVATTAAGPEQVTITDIPLPWALELASQTTPTVVDQFRSTGEEP; this is encoded by the coding sequence GTGAGCCTGCCCGACGGCCCACCACCGGAGGGTCCGGCAGACAACCTGGCCGACGGCCCACCACCGGAGGGTCCGGCATACAACCTCCCGCCGCCGGACTCGGTGCGGGACCGGGAGTGGCACCGCCAGTCCCCGCGGATGCTGGTGGTCCACCCGGTCCGCATCCTGTGGTCGATGGCGTTCCCGATCCTCATCGCCTTCGTCGGGATCCGGCAGTCGACCGACACCTCCTGGTCGCTGCGGTTGCTGCCGGTGCTGCTCGTCGGTGCCCTGGCGCTCGGTCTCATCCCGTGGTTCACCACCCGCTATCGCTTCACCGACACCCAGCTGCAGGTGCGCACGGGACTGATCAACAAGTCGGAGAAGACCGCACCCCTGGACCGGGTGCGCTCGGTCGACCTGGAGTCACCGCCCCTGCACCGTGTCCTTGGGCTGTCTAAGGCCAAGATCGGCACCGGTGTCGACGAGACCCGGCTGGAGCTGGACGGCCTGGCGACACTGGAGGCCGGTCGGCTGCGGGAGTACCTCCTGCTGCGCGGGGCCGCTGGTCGCGGGCGGACCAGCAGCCAGCCGGTGGCGCCGCCACCGGGGGAGCACGGCGTGCCGGAGCCGGTGCCGGGGACGACGGCACCGGCTCAGGACGAGGTCCTCGCCGAGATCGACTGGTCGTGGCTGCGCTTTGCCCCGTTCAGCCTGTCCAGCCTGGTCATCGTGGCGACGGCGCTCGGTCTGCTCTTCCAGTTCGGTGACGACTTCGGTGTCCTCAGCCAGGACCGGGTGGAGGGGACCTACGAGTGGGTCCTGGCGCAGGCGCTGCTCGCGGTCGTGGTGGGCGGCCTGCTGGCGCTGCTGGTCGGCTGGCTGCTGGTGTCGACGATCAACTATGTCCTGCAGTGGTGGAACCTGCGCCTCGTGCGGGAGCCGGGCGGCACGATCCGGCTCACCCGCGGGCTGCTGACCACCACCTCGACCACGGTCGAGGAGGCCCGGATCCGGGGCGTGCAGCTCACTGAGCCGCTGCTGCTGCGCGCGGTCGGTGGCGGTGAGCTCACGTCGCTGGCCACCGGCGTCGGCTCCGGTGGCACCACCAAGCTCCTGCCGCCCTGCCCGCGGCACGTGGCCGAGTCGGTGGGACACAGTGTGCTGGGGACCGGGGAGCAGCTGGTCGATCCGACCGGTGACACCCCGGATGACCCCGGTGCTGGCGGCGACGGCCCCCTCGACGGCCCGCTGACGGTGCCGGTGCGCAGCCACGGCCCGGCTGCCCACCGGCGGCTCCTGATGCAGAGCCTGTGGCCCACCCTGTTTCTCACAGCGGGTGCCGCGGGACTGGCCTGGTGGCTGTCGTGGCAGTGGTGGATCGTGGGTGCGGTGGCGGTGGGCGTCGGGTTGATCAACCTCGGCCTGGCCGAACTGGCCTTTCGCAACCTCGGCCACCAACTGACCCCCCAGCACCTGGTGGGCCGCAGCGGTGCGCTTCAGCGCCAGCGGGTGGTGCTCGAGCGCGCCGGTGTCATCGGCTGGGTGGTGCGCCAGTCATTCTTCCAGCGCCGCCGTGGCCTGGCCGACCTGGTCGCCACGACTGCGGCCGGACCCGAGCAGGTCACGATCACCGACATCCCGCTGCCGTGGGCCCTGGAGCTTGCCAGCCAGACCACCCCGACCGTGGTCGACCAGTTCCGGTCGACCGGAGAGGAGCCATGA